Within the Saccharopolyspora gloriosae genome, the region CCGCGGGGTCCGCGGTGGCCGCGCTGCGCGCCTGTCGCGACCACGCGCCGGAACTGCCCATCGAGGTCGAAGTGACCACGGTCGAGGAACTGGACGAGGTGCTGGGGGAAGGCGCCGAACTGGTCCTGCTGGACAACTTCACGCCGCAGGACTGCGCCGACGCGGTACGGCGCACCGAGGAGATCTCGCCGGGGACCGAGCTGGAGGCCTCCGGCGGGCTCACCCTCGACGTCGCCCGCACCTACGCCGAGACCGGCGTGCACTACCTCGCCGTGGGCGCGCTCACCCACTCCTCCCCGGCGTTGGACATCGGCCTGGACATGTGACGTGCCGACCGGTCGCCCTCGAGGAGCGACCGGTCGGCACGGCTCAGAAGCGGCGGTTGGACAGCACCGGGATGTTCGCGCGCGCCTGCTCGACCGCGGTCGGGTCCAGATCCGTGACCAGCACGTCCGGGGCACCGGCGAGTTGCGCGTGCACGGTGCCGACCGGAGTGGCGACCGTGCTGTAGCCGATGCCGGTGGGGGCCTTGCCGCTCGGTTCGACGCCAGTGGTCCGCGGGTCGGCCTGCCCGCACGCCACGACCCACGACGTGCTGTCCAACGCGCGGGCGCGCACCAGCAGCTCCCACTGCTCGCGCTTGCCCTCGCCGGCGCCCCAGGAAGCGGCGGTGACGATCACCGAAGCACCCTGGTCGGCCAACGCCGTGTACAGACCGGGGAAGCGCACGTCGTAGCAGGTCGTGACTCCGACCCGGGTGCCGCCGACATCGACGACCAGCGGTGCGGTGCCGGGAGCGACGGTGCGGGACTCGGCGAAACCGAAGGCGTCGTAGAGGTGGATCTTGTCGTAGTGCGCGTCCAGGTCCTGTCCGGTGACCAGCAGCGTGTTCGTGACCCTGTCGTCGGCCGCCGGAGTGAACATGCCCGCGATCACCGCGATGCCCGCCTCATCGGCGAGTCGGCGGACCTCGGTGGCCCACGGGCCGTCGAGCGGTTCGGCGATCGGCGTGAGCGGGACGCCGAAGCAGGCCATGGCGGCCTCCGGGAAGATCGCGAGTTCCGCACCCGCGGCCGCGGCGCGGCGGATACCGTCGGCGACCAGATCCAGGTTCGCCTTCGGTTCGGGGGTCGACACGATCTGGCACAACGCGACGCGCATGGGGTCCGCCTCTCTTTGCCTCTACACTGTTGTATACCAGAGATATGCAAGGGTTCTGGATCGAACCTCGCCGCACTGCAAGGAGCCATCGTTGACCTCGGGCCGCCAGCTCGCCTACGACCATCTCAAGGACACCGTGCTGAGCGATCCCGCGATGCAAGGTCAGTTCGTCAACGAGCAGTCGCTCGCCGACGACATCGGCGTCTCCCGCACCCCGATCCGCGAGGCGCTGCTGCTGCTGGCGGCCGAGGAGCTGGTGCAGCTCGTCCCGAAGCGCGGCGCCTACATCGCGCCCGTCGCGGGGCGGCAGATCCGCGAACTGTTCGAGCTGCGCGGAATGATGGAGTGCTACTCGGCCCGTCGCACCCTCGAACTCGGCACCGTCCCGGTACCGGAGATGCGCGGTGAGCTCGACCGGCAGCGCGCGCTGCGCGCCGACGACGACGCGCGGTCGTTCATCGACCTCGACCACCGCTTCCACGCGGCCCTGGTGCGGGCCGTGGGCAACGACATGCTCACCAAGAGCTACGACGGATTGCGCGCTCGGCAGATCCGCGCGGGCATCGTCGCGCTGTTCTCCGTGGAGAACAGGCGCAATGTGGTCCTCAACGAGCACGACGCGATCCTCCACGCGCTGGCCGACGGTGACGCCGCGGCAGCCCAGTCGGCGATCACCGCCCACCTGGACGCTACGCAGCACGTGCTGCTCGCGGGCTGATCGCCAACCCGATGAGGGTGACCACGCAGGTGCCGAGCAGGTAGCAGGCGGGTGCGATCCAGCTGTCGAAGTAGGCGAACAGCGAGGTGAACAACAGCGGAGCCAACGCGCCGCCGATCACGCCGGCCAGCGTGTACGCCAGCGAACAGCCGGTGTAGCGAAGCCGGGTGCTGAACTGCTCGGCTACGAACGCCGCCTGCGGGCCGTACATCAGGGAGTGCCACAGCAGGCCCACGATCACCCCGACCACCAGCAGCGGCGCCGAACCGCCCCCGATGAGCGGGAAGAACACGAACGGCCACACCGCGCCGCCGATCGCGCCGATCGCGTACACCCGGCGTCGGCTCCACCGGTCCGACAGCCAGCCCGCGGCGGGAATCAACGCCAGCTGACAGGTAGAGCCGATCATGACTCCGGCGACGGCCCAGCTCTGCGGAAGCCCGAGTTCTTTCGTGACGTAGGTGAGCACGAAGACGGTGAACAGTGCGTAGAGCACATCCGGGCCGACGCGGGACAGGATCGCGGAGATCAGCGCGCGCGGTTCCTCGGTGAACACCTCGCGCAGCGGTGCGGAAGCCTGATCACCTTCTCGCTGCAGCTCGCGGAACACCGGGGTCTCCTCCAGTTTCACCCGGATCCACAATCCGAAGATCACCAGGACTGCGGAGAGCAGGAACGCGACCCGCCAGCCCCAGGACAGGAACTGCTCCGGAGTGAGGCTCGCGGCCAGCGCCGCGAGCACGCCATTGGCCAGCAGGTTGCCCGCGGGTGGGCCGATCTGGGCAGCCGATGCCCAGAAGCCGCGGTGCTGTTCGTCGCCGAACTCGCTGGAGAGCAGCACGGCTCCGCCCCATTCGCCGCCGATGCCGACCCCCTGCGCGAACCGCAGTGCCACCAGCAGCACGGCGCCCAGCGCGCCCACCTGGCCGTGCGTGGGCAACAGCCCGATGAGC harbors:
- a CDS encoding GntR family transcriptional regulator, translating into MTSGRQLAYDHLKDTVLSDPAMQGQFVNEQSLADDIGVSRTPIREALLLLAAEELVQLVPKRGAYIAPVAGRQIRELFELRGMMECYSARRTLELGTVPVPEMRGELDRQRALRADDDARSFIDLDHRFHAALVRAVGNDMLTKSYDGLRARQIRAGIVALFSVENRRNVVLNEHDAILHALADGDAAAAQSAITAHLDATQHVLLAG
- a CDS encoding carbon-nitrogen hydrolase family protein encodes the protein MRVALCQIVSTPEPKANLDLVADGIRRAAAAGAELAIFPEAAMACFGVPLTPIAEPLDGPWATEVRRLADEAGIAVIAGMFTPAADDRVTNTLLVTGQDLDAHYDKIHLYDAFGFAESRTVAPGTAPLVVDVGGTRVGVTTCYDVRFPGLYTALADQGASVIVTAASWGAGEGKREQWELLVRARALDSTSWVVACGQADPRTTGVEPSGKAPTGIGYSTVATPVGTVHAQLAGAPDVLVTDLDPTAVEQARANIPVLSNRRF
- a CDS encoding MFS transporter, which gives rise to MSRALADTPTRPPRKDLIKAFVAALSGTSLEWYDFAAYSVASALVFGDLFFPSHDPLSGTLLAFSTYAVGYLSRPLGGFVFGRLGDVLGRKQVLVTTLLLTGIATVLIGLLPTHGQVGALGAVLLVALRFAQGVGIGGEWGGAVLLSSEFGDEQHRGFWASAAQIGPPAGNLLANGVLAALAASLTPEQFLSWGWRVAFLLSAVLVIFGLWIRVKLEETPVFRELQREGDQASAPLREVFTEEPRALISAILSRVGPDVLYALFTVFVLTYVTKELGLPQSWAVAGVMIGSTCQLALIPAAGWLSDRWSRRRVYAIGAIGGAVWPFVFFPLIGGGSAPLLVVGVIVGLLWHSLMYGPQAAFVAEQFSTRLRYTGCSLAYTLAGVIGGALAPLLFTSLFAYFDSWIAPACYLLGTCVVTLIGLAISPRAARAA